In the Mycoplasmoides gallisepticum genome, one interval contains:
- a CDS encoding arsenic metallochaperone ArsD family protein produces MLRSKIKKLLFSSCALLLSIFLLLIFGQNKPLNTNNNSLIYDHQLKNQALSETIVNNGRIYRKSVEQFNALQQPGYISNNNFNGLKLANGGYIFISKDNDNIIYRTDLFYNTLWTYRFANDNQISRHVVEVAYDPYDPTTFYVLTVPRNNDDNAIRAYANCSKDGFGVITKIKENLDRELDKRADFQSEIAIDPQALLNNIPSTWNSNPSFLSNMIGFTNNGKFIFSYNNYLANLANLIVYKQNIYLIGGNGNINPTISDRFQSLGIFRIDKNLNQVTGWPYAVLIGGWSQTKDSNFGVNLPIFQDAQFTYVIRGAIAGGKIISDTDQLQIGGSWSVGDHNVLSATNREIPKVSNNSSDLQLLGTFRLNLSVLDSLGSFVSPTAFMPTTDLKRTNPNFLLVSGSQDFNFNNNNDLFNNRRELMVKSRLYRLDNTNFYHSLAGFSYGFVFGSFSMQFNDLTIIFDTNGTYTVIQPPLQLQRLFGFENNQYRWDNFVNSLSSANYNSLSQSQAGNTIIIFWSKKEQNVNNKVSTVYLIDNKDNGYRARIVPSINQSFLDQTQQISDNSSFGVYPISNVVSLNGIDDILVYLNSNNANFKALSLFKFSSDRVIERLIIDNNYQDPVATRTSYLGSGELLLNPENDDLFTFTVQELIEPYRGDFKIKDQYIDKFIKYTPGINNPRPDLVLLIKNDNLDLKTQSFRMESIVKNPLVNNYFETVPGLDFKYRYFGFGANPTWVFSFIVISSIVFFVPLVWLGIIFVLRFYSFSVRDYIQIQKRKQNNKKILSAFKATLEDAEASDLISNNKNQSLVEKQYSELMNMIDLARYRHIKQQQEIYIYESSVVSKNDKDDLGIRLLKTKLQLLQRYFIDQGIKCYRYNLKDHKEVFLNNPKLITHLKNTDFKLPVIMDHNDILHYGSYPSNKELASLFGINLNVLKKIDALTWQIVHSKNSYSFYNSPKFSNVYVEQMTKKNVRPPQKG; encoded by the coding sequence TTGTTGAGATCGAAAATTAAAAAACTGCTTTTTAGCAGTTGTGCATTATTATTATCTATTTTTCTATTATTAATATTTGGGCAAAATAAACCGCTTAATACTAATAATAATTCTTTAATATACGATCATCAACTAAAAAACCAAGCCTTATCTGAAACGATCGTTAATAACGGTAGGATCTATCGTAAGAGCGTTGAACAGTTTAATGCGCTCCAACAACCTGGTTATATTAGCAATAATAACTTTAATGGCTTAAAGTTAGCAAACGGTGGGTATATCTTTATCTCTAAAGATAATGATAATATTATCTATCGGACTGATTTATTCTATAACACGTTATGAACCTATCGGTTTGCTAATGACAACCAGATCAGTCGTCATGTTGTTGAAGTTGCTTACGATCCATATGATCCCACGACCTTTTATGTTTTAACGGTCCCTAGAAATAATGATGATAATGCAATCAGAGCGTATGCTAATTGCAGTAAGGATGGTTTTGGGGTCATTACCAAAATAAAAGAAAATCTTGACCGTGAACTAGATAAACGGGCAGATTTTCAATCTGAAATTGCGATTGATCCGCAAGCATTATTAAATAATATTCCCTCGACATGGAATAGTAACCCTTCATTTTTAAGTAATATGATCGGTTTTACCAATAATGGAAAATTCATCTTTTCTTATAACAATTATTTGGCTAATCTAGCCAACTTAATCGTTTATAAGCAAAACATTTATCTTATTGGAGGGAATGGGAATATTAACCCAACGATTAGTGATCGGTTCCAATCGTTGGGGATCTTTCGGATCGATAAGAACCTCAATCAGGTTACAGGTTGACCTTATGCGGTCTTGATTGGTGGGTGGTCTCAAACTAAGGATAGCAATTTTGGGGTAAATTTACCGATCTTTCAAGACGCGCAATTTACTTATGTAATCAGGGGTGCGATTGCTGGAGGAAAAATCATCTCAGATACTGATCAACTTCAGATTGGGGGAAGTTGATCAGTGGGTGATCATAACGTTTTAAGTGCGACTAACCGTGAGATCCCAAAGGTCAGTAATAACAGTTCAGACCTGCAATTATTAGGGACATTTAGATTAAATCTAAGTGTGTTAGATTCACTAGGTTCATTTGTCTCACCTACTGCATTTATGCCAACAACTGATCTAAAAAGAACTAACCCAAACTTCTTATTAGTTTCAGGTTCGCAAGATTTTAACTTTAATAATAATAATGATCTATTTAATAACCGAAGAGAATTAATGGTTAAATCGCGGTTATATCGGCTTGATAATACGAACTTTTATCATAGTTTAGCTGGCTTTTCTTATGGTTTTGTTTTTGGCTCATTTAGTATGCAATTTAATGATCTAACGATCATCTTTGATACAAACGGTACATATACAGTGATCCAACCACCACTTCAGTTGCAAAGACTATTTGGGTTTGAGAATAATCAGTACCGATGAGATAATTTTGTTAACTCATTAAGTTCAGCTAACTACAACTCCTTATCACAATCACAAGCTGGGAATACGATCATTATCTTTTGATCGAAAAAAGAACAGAACGTTAATAATAAAGTTTCTACAGTTTATCTAATTGATAATAAGGATAATGGTTATCGCGCTAGAATCGTCCCTTCGATTAACCAGAGTTTTTTAGATCAGACCCAACAGATCTCAGATAATTCTAGCTTTGGGGTTTATCCTATTAGTAATGTTGTCTCATTAAATGGGATTGATGATATTTTAGTTTATCTTAATTCAAATAATGCTAATTTTAAGGCTTTATCATTATTTAAATTTTCAAGTGATAGGGTGATTGAACGGTTAATTATTGATAATAATTACCAAGATCCAGTGGCTACTAGAACATCATATCTAGGTAGTGGTGAACTACTTTTAAACCCAGAAAACGATGATCTGTTTACTTTTACAGTGCAAGAGTTAATCGAACCTTATCGTGGTGATTTTAAGATCAAAGATCAATATATTGATAAGTTTATTAAATACACCCCAGGAATTAATAATCCAAGACCAGATCTAGTTTTATTGATCAAGAATGATAATCTTGATCTTAAAACCCAATCATTTAGGATGGAATCAATCGTTAAAAACCCTTTGGTTAATAATTATTTTGAAACTGTCCCTGGCTTAGATTTTAAATACCGTTATTTTGGGTTTGGCGCTAACCCAACTTGGGTGTTTAGTTTTATTGTGATCTCTTCGATCGTGTTCTTTGTTCCCTTAGTTTGGTTGGGAATTATCTTTGTTTTAAGATTTTATAGTTTTTCAGTAAGAGATTATATTCAGATCCAAAAAAGAAAACAAAATAATAAGAAGATCTTATCAGCATTTAAAGCTACTTTAGAAGATGCTGAAGCTAGTGATCTGATTAGTAATAATAAAAACCAATCACTGGTAGAAAAACAATACAGTGAACTGATGAATATGATTGATTTAGCTAGATATCGTCATATCAAACAACAACAAGAAATTTATATCTACGAATCATCAGTTGTTTCCAAAAACGATAAGGATGATCTTGGGATTAGATTGTTAAAAACCAAATTGCAGTTGTTACAACGTTATTTCATTGATCAAGGGATCAAATGTTATCGTTATAACTTAAAAGATCATAAAGAAGTGTTCTTAAATAATCCTAAGCTAATTACTCACTTAAAGAACACTGATTTCAAATTACCAGTAATTATGGACCATAATGATATCTTGCATTATGGTAGTTATCCAAGTAATAAAGAATTGGCCAGTTTATTTGGGATTAATCTAAATGTTTTAAAGAAGATTGATGCTTTAACCTGACAGATCGTTCATTCTAAAAATAGTTATAGTTTTTATAACTCACCTAAGTTTAGTAATGTTTATGTTGAACAGATGACTAAAAAGAATGTTCGTCCACCACAAAAAGGTTAA
- a CDS encoding MPN527 family putative ECF transporter permease subunit, protein MSLTIDISIVFLIPVIYISSIYSAVALAISLSLIHFIWNSTNWIGIIFLTIINIFTILIFAFLNWLLNKTKLKDKKVKWLVIWILIIPILMFLFSAINGILITPLYWWWFRAVRTINFIEVAKFYNSTTNLRFFLLFINDYWTGIFSLYSLFNLIKFSLVAFFAIPLLTFFQNNLFTKKMF, encoded by the coding sequence TTGTCTTTAACAATTGATATCTCGATTGTTTTTTTAATTCCAGTTATCTATATTAGTTCAATATATTCAGCCGTTGCACTAGCAATCTCGTTATCATTAATTCATTTTATTTGGAACTCGACAAACTGGATTGGGATTATTTTTTTAACAATTATTAATATCTTTACGATCTTGATTTTTGCTTTTTTAAATTGATTACTAAATAAAACAAAATTAAAAGATAAGAAGGTTAAATGATTAGTAATCTGAATCTTAATTATTCCGATCTTAATGTTTCTTTTTTCAGCCATAAATGGGATTTTAATAACACCATTGTATTGATGATGGTTTAGAGCTGTTAGAACGATTAATTTTATTGAAGTAGCCAAATTTTATAATTCAACCACCAATCTAAGGTTCTTCTTATTGTTTATTAATGATTATTGAACGGGGATCTTTTCTTTATATTCATTATTTAACTTAATTAAGTTCTCATTGGTCGCTTTCTTTGCAATCCCATTATTAACTTTCTTCCAAAACAATCTGTTTACGAAAAAAATGTTTTAA
- a CDS encoding inorganic diphosphatase — protein sequence MSNLLELKVTIEIPKGSNIKYEYDRKTDQISVDRILYGSEVYPHNYGFIKEALDWDGDELDCLVVANQAFQPGVVVPVRILGMMGMVDSGETDNKLIGVIACDKRFENIRSLKDLGAHALKEIKGFFETYKLLQNKKVLVKGFKELDSAIHEYKNCVSLMNQYGSLPKDEFIAKMKKMYPEKYME from the coding sequence ATGTCAAATTTATTAGAACTTAAAGTAACAATAGAAATCCCAAAGGGATCAAATATTAAGTATGAATACGATCGCAAAACTGATCAAATCTCTGTTGATCGTATCTTATATGGATCTGAAGTTTACCCACACAACTATGGTTTTATTAAAGAAGCTTTAGATTGAGATGGGGATGAATTAGACTGTTTAGTGGTTGCCAACCAAGCTTTTCAACCAGGTGTGGTGGTTCCTGTTAGAATCTTAGGAATGATGGGAATGGTTGATTCAGGTGAAACTGATAACAAGTTAATTGGTGTAATTGCTTGTGATAAGCGTTTTGAAAATATTAGATCTCTTAAAGATCTAGGTGCACACGCATTAAAAGAAATTAAAGGGTTCTTTGAAACTTACAAGTTACTACAAAACAAAAAAGTTCTGGTTAAAGGTTTCAAAGAGTTAGACTCAGCGATCCACGAATATAAAAACTGTGTAAGTCTAATGAACCAATATGGATCATTACCTAAGGATGAATTCATTGCCAAAATGAAGAAAATGTATCCTGAAAAATACATGGAATAG
- a CDS encoding YgjP family zinc-dependent metalloprotease, producing the protein MVRYISKINKVLMVGNLEVNVTKKKGIKNIYLKVKPPFGDIFVSCPLNCPDQSIVDFVLLKLNFVIKAKQNVLRNAEQFYTKFESGEKIYLWGQVFNLLIVDTKKRPSIQLQEDNIIFNVDKDLDQNAKEKIFDNWSKKSLMYEMKKSITDLEGIMGVKANEYRIKNMKTKWGTCNVDKKRIWISLRLVKKPIACLLYVLVHEMTHLIEQNHTKKFYKIVEHFLPNWKEINKLLKQ; encoded by the coding sequence ATGGTAAGATATATCAGTAAGATTAATAAGGTTTTAATGGTTGGCAACTTAGAAGTTAACGTAACCAAGAAAAAAGGAATTAAGAATATCTATTTAAAGGTTAAGCCACCATTTGGTGATATTTTTGTTTCTTGCCCTTTAAATTGTCCCGATCAATCAATTGTGGATTTTGTTTTGTTGAAGTTAAATTTTGTAATTAAAGCTAAACAAAACGTTTTGAGAAATGCAGAACAATTTTATACAAAGTTTGAAAGTGGAGAAAAAATATATCTCTGAGGGCAAGTATTCAATTTATTAATTGTTGATACGAAAAAACGGCCTTCGATCCAATTACAAGAAGACAATATTATCTTTAATGTTGATAAAGATTTGGATCAAAATGCAAAAGAAAAAATATTTGATAACTGATCAAAAAAATCACTCATGTATGAGATGAAAAAATCGATCACAGACTTAGAAGGAATTATGGGTGTGAAAGCTAACGAATATCGTATCAAAAATATGAAAACAAAATGAGGCACTTGTAACGTAGATAAAAAACGAATCTGGATTAGTTTACGATTGGTAAAGAAACCGATTGCCTGCTTACTATATGTTCTTGTTCACGAGATGACTCATTTAATAGAGCAGAATCACACAAAAAAGTTTTATAAAATTGTTGAACATTTTTTACCAAACTGAAAAGAAATTAATAAACTACTTAAACAATAA
- the sufC gene encoding Fe-S cluster assembly ATPase SufC, whose product MSELVINNLTVNIDKKRILTNVSATIKAGDIVAIMGPNGHGKSTLLKTIMGHHDSKIVRGKILFKDQVLNKMEVDERARLGLYLASQAPEEIPGVSLVEFIRSAINARREKPIDLPEFYKLIQSNTKKLKMNFELLNRSVNEGFSGGEKKKNEIFLLKTINPDFAMLDEIDSGLDVDALKIITKELQEWIKDKSKSLIIVSHYERMFKLIKPTKVFVVVNGTIVTEGDASLAKRIDKEGYDWIRKEFNIDFKENKDHDFELIDQFAAK is encoded by the coding sequence ATGTCAGAACTAGTAATTAACAATTTAACAGTTAATATTGATAAGAAAAGAATATTGACAAATGTTTCAGCAACTATTAAAGCTGGTGATATCGTTGCAATAATGGGTCCAAATGGCCATGGTAAATCAACGCTTTTAAAAACTATAATGGGTCACCATGATTCAAAAATAGTTAGGGGAAAAATTTTATTTAAGGATCAAGTGCTTAATAAGATGGAAGTTGATGAAAGAGCCAGATTAGGTTTGTATTTGGCAAGTCAAGCTCCAGAAGAAATTCCTGGCGTTTCATTAGTAGAATTTATTCGCTCAGCAATAAACGCAAGAAGAGAAAAACCAATAGATTTACCGGAGTTTTATAAATTAATTCAAAGTAACACCAAAAAATTAAAAATGAATTTTGAATTGCTAAATCGTTCAGTAAATGAAGGTTTTAGTGGTGGTGAAAAAAAGAAAAATGAAATCTTTCTTTTAAAAACAATTAATCCTGATTTCGCAATGCTAGATGAAATTGATTCAGGCTTGGATGTTGACGCTTTAAAGATCATTACAAAAGAGTTACAAGAATGAATAAAAGATAAAAGTAAGTCATTAATAATCGTGTCTCACTACGAAAGAATGTTTAAATTAATTAAACCAACTAAGGTTTTTGTAGTGGTTAACGGAACAATCGTTACTGAAGGGGATGCAAGTTTAGCAAAACGAATAGACAAAGAAGGTTATGATTGAATTAGAAAAGAATTCAACATTGACTTTAAAGAAAATAAAGACCATGACTTCGAATTGATTGATCAATTCGCTGCTAAGTAA
- a CDS encoding SufD family Fe-S cluster assembly protein: MEKKYFVLIDSNASELVYSIPKNTNSFIHLLDIHDSDSNLNINVNLSEYSSAKVIISTFGINKNKKKYNIKLNHLSNNARSVYQNYVVAADQSNVSSTITSVIKNKTHQNDTVQEIRGVLLSDEAVVKGEPQLIIDDNNVKAKHAMAVGRLNQNHLFYLMAKGVKKAEAIKLILMGYFIKTISIIESEKERTKMIKQIEDLFLKVNYESSIS, encoded by the coding sequence ATGGAGAAAAAATACTTTGTCTTAATCGATTCTAATGCATCTGAATTAGTTTATTCGATACCAAAAAATACTAATAGTTTTATTCACTTATTAGATATTCATGATAGTGATTCAAATTTGAATATAAATGTCAATTTATCTGAGTATTCTTCGGCAAAAGTGATTATTTCTACGTTCGGAATTAATAAAAATAAGAAGAAATATAATATCAAATTAAACCACTTATCTAATAATGCTAGAAGTGTTTATCAAAACTATGTTGTGGCGGCTGATCAGTCAAATGTTTCATCAACAATTACTAGTGTGATTAAAAATAAAACTCATCAAAATGATACAGTTCAAGAAATTAGAGGTGTTTTATTAAGTGATGAAGCCGTAGTTAAGGGAGAACCTCAACTGATTATTGACGACAATAATGTTAAAGCAAAACACGCAATGGCTGTAGGAAGATTAAATCAAAATCACCTGTTTTATTTAATGGCTAAAGGTGTGAAAAAAGCTGAAGCAATTAAATTGATTTTAATGGGTTATTTCATTAAAACAATCAGCATTATTGAAAGTGAAAAAGAACGAACTAAAATGATTAAACAAATTGAAGACTTATTTCTAAAAGTTAATTATGAAAGTTCAATTAGTTAG
- a CDS encoding aminotransferase class V-fold PLP-dependent enzyme, which translates to MKVQLVREEFSWFKNNKGWIYFDNAATSLKPDSVVNAISEYYQKWSLNPHNNNTSLSNKLNDIIYETRKKTAQYLAVSADEIIFNSSATEILNLFAFGLNEYLKKGDEIIVNELEHASNLINWLELSRRNNLKLVLVKSLNEIKDKVNQKTKLVAFSGLSNIFGYKINYLDYAKQIKTINKNCLVFIDATQLAAQEKIVISQNIDGLCFSAHKIFGPTGLGIGYIKKDLQKILNPLKYGGDMYYDFDINQKSISLKTNPLKYEAGTNNVAAIYSWSKTLDFINEIYNQKFQTYKQNLTTYFKEKIKQQKKLILINEQANFPIFLLQIPNIHSQDLAWYLSTKKIITRAGASCVHLLKKYQKDGYVRVSLSIYNTKEEIDYFFKVIEEFDLKDILNELL; encoded by the coding sequence ATGAAAGTTCAATTAGTTAGAGAAGAGTTTAGTTGATTTAAAAACAATAAAGGTTGAATATATTTTGATAATGCAGCTACGAGTTTAAAACCTGACTCTGTTGTCAATGCTATCAGCGAGTATTATCAAAAATGATCATTAAATCCACATAATAACAACACTAGTTTATCTAACAAATTAAACGATATTATTTATGAAACTAGAAAAAAAACAGCGCAATACTTAGCAGTTAGTGCTGATGAAATAATTTTTAATAGTTCAGCAACTGAGATCTTAAACTTATTCGCTTTCGGTTTAAATGAATATTTAAAAAAGGGTGATGAGATTATCGTTAACGAGTTAGAGCATGCAAGTAACCTGATTAATTGATTAGAGTTATCTAGAAGAAATAATCTCAAATTAGTACTAGTTAAATCTTTAAATGAAATTAAAGATAAGGTTAATCAAAAAACTAAATTAGTTGCATTTTCTGGTCTATCCAATATTTTTGGCTACAAAATTAACTACTTAGATTATGCCAAACAGATCAAAACGATAAATAAAAATTGTTTAGTTTTTATAGATGCAACACAGCTAGCAGCACAAGAAAAAATTGTCATTAGTCAAAACATTGACGGTTTATGTTTTTCTGCGCATAAAATCTTTGGACCTACTGGACTGGGGATTGGTTATATTAAAAAAGATCTGCAAAAGATCCTTAATCCTTTAAAGTATGGTGGGGATATGTATTACGATTTTGACATTAACCAAAAATCGATTTCACTTAAAACCAACCCGCTGAAATATGAAGCAGGCACTAATAACGTTGCTGCTATCTATTCATGATCTAAAACTTTAGATTTCATAAATGAAATCTATAATCAAAAATTTCAAACTTATAAGCAGAACTTAACTACTTATTTTAAAGAGAAAATTAAGCAACAAAAAAAGTTGATCTTAATAAATGAACAAGCTAATTTTCCAATCTTCCTATTACAAATTCCAAATATCCATTCCCAAGACTTAGCTTGATACTTATCAACTAAAAAAATTATTACTAGAGCTGGAGCTTCTTGTGTACACCTACTAAAGAAATACCAAAAAGATGGTTATGTTCGTGTTTCTTTATCAATCTATAATACAAAAGAAGAGATCGATTACTTTTTTAAAGTAATCGAAGAGTTTGACTTAAAGGATATCTTAAATGAATTACTCTAA
- a CDS encoding iron-sulfur cluster assembly scaffold protein yields the protein MNYSNALIRRQIIIDYYQNPKNFIKEPISDPNYKVIKTKSDSCADQFDLYLLIKDDLLVDLKFSGSGCIISQTTFDFLSKYLINKKLDEVKKLLSAYLEFIFKDVKNPLLAEEFDIFSSVHMQSNRIICATINAKALNEYLTKE from the coding sequence ATGAATTACTCTAATGCATTAATCAGAAGACAGATCATCATTGATTATTATCAAAACCCTAAGAACTTTATTAAAGAACCCATCAGTGATCCTAATTACAAAGTAATAAAAACTAAATCAGATAGCTGTGCTGATCAATTTGATCTCTATCTTTTAATCAAAGATGATCTATTAGTGGATTTGAAGTTTAGTGGGAGTGGTTGTATCATTTCTCAAACAACTTTTGATTTTTTATCTAAATACTTAATTAATAAGAAATTAGATGAAGTCAAAAAACTTTTATCAGCTTATCTAGAATTTATTTTTAAAGATGTAAAAAACCCACTTTTAGCCGAAGAATTTGATATTTTTTCTTCAGTTCACATGCAATCTAATCGAATTATTTGCGCAACGATAAATGCTAAAGCACTAAATGAATATTTAACCAAGGAGTAA
- the sufB gene encoding Fe-S cluster assembly protein SufB, with the protein MPISKKILNKKYQYGFYDKDTSIFETTKGISREIVKKISKLKNEPEWMLKIRLEAFDTFMKMPNPSWGPDLSFIDYDNAVMYSKAVDNPQYSWDQVPKKIKNTFKKLGILEAEAKFLNGVSTQYDSQAVYHSIEKELAENGVIFTDTDTAVQKYPELVKKYFGSIVSTNDNKFAALNTAFWSGGSFVYVPKGVEIRKPLQAYFRINGRRVGQFERTIIILEEGAKCHYVEGCTAPVYSEDNLHCAVVEVFLHKNSVGRYTTIQNWSDNVLNLVTKRSIVYENAKMSWIDGNIGARINMKYPSSILAGEYASSDCISIAVANKGIIQDAGAKMIHLAPHTKSRIVSKSVSFNGGDTCYRGLVKIGKDAHYSSSKVECDTLLIDNISRTDTLPTEIIENKYSSLEHEAKVSNISEEQLFYMMSKGVPKDVAENLIVLGFIEPFTKELPMEYAIELNRLITMDMEGSVG; encoded by the coding sequence ATGCCGATATCAAAAAAAATCTTAAACAAAAAATACCAGTATGGTTTTTATGATAAAGATACTTCAATTTTTGAAACCACTAAAGGAATCTCTAGAGAGATTGTTAAGAAGATTTCTAAACTAAAAAACGAACCAGAATGGATGTTAAAGATTAGATTAGAAGCATTTGATACTTTTATGAAGATGCCAAATCCTAGCTGAGGTCCTGATTTATCATTTATTGATTATGATAATGCAGTAATGTATTCTAAAGCAGTTGATAATCCTCAATATAGTTGGGATCAAGTACCTAAGAAGATTAAAAACACATTTAAAAAACTAGGAATTCTAGAAGCAGAAGCTAAATTTTTAAATGGGGTTTCAACTCAGTATGATTCCCAAGCTGTTTATCATAGTATTGAAAAAGAGTTAGCTGAAAATGGGGTGATTTTTACTGATACTGACACAGCAGTACAAAAATATCCAGAATTAGTAAAGAAATATTTTGGTTCAATCGTTTCAACAAACGACAATAAGTTTGCTGCACTAAACACCGCATTCTGATCGGGTGGATCATTTGTTTATGTGCCTAAAGGTGTGGAGATTAGAAAACCCTTACAAGCTTACTTCAGAATTAATGGTCGTAGGGTAGGTCAATTCGAACGAACAATTATTATCCTTGAAGAAGGTGCTAAATGTCACTACGTTGAAGGTTGTACAGCTCCGGTTTATTCAGAAGACAACTTGCATTGTGCTGTGGTTGAGGTTTTCTTGCACAAAAACTCAGTGGGAAGATATACGACAATTCAAAACTGATCTGATAACGTTTTAAATTTAGTTACTAAACGTTCGATCGTTTATGAAAATGCCAAAATGTCATGAATTGATGGGAACATTGGCGCAAGAATTAATATGAAGTATCCTTCATCAATTCTAGCTGGAGAATATGCTTCAAGTGATTGTATCTCAATTGCTGTAGCCAATAAAGGGATTATTCAAGACGCGGGTGCTAAGATGATCCATTTAGCACCTCATACTAAATCTAGAATCGTTTCAAAATCAGTTTCATTTAACGGTGGGGACACTTGTTATCGCGGTTTAGTTAAAATCGGAAAAGATGCTCACTATTCAAGTTCAAAAGTTGAGTGTGACACCTTATTAATCGATAATATCTCAAGAACTGATACGTTACCAACTGAGATTATTGAGAATAAATACTCTTCTTTAGAACATGAAGCAAAGGTTTCAAATATTAGTGAAGAACAACTTTTCTACATGATGTCTAAAGGGGTTCCTAAAGATGTGGCTGAAAATCTTATCGTTCTAGGTTTTATTGAACCTTTCACTAAAGAATTACCAATGGAATATGCGATCGAATTGAACCGTTTAATTACGATGGATATGGAAGGAAGTGTTGGTTAA
- a CDS encoding DnaJ domain-containing protein: protein MRPFLESNYYELLGVSETASKEEIKKAFRRLAREYHPDVNKASDAEAKFKEINRAYSILSNETTRFDFDRRLKQRRAKAAAINTTSFFHQRNQNQNYYEILKVNQNDSTEKITIQYKMMRLQYSTVFAKDAHSTEMSRKIERAYEILGDPLKRARYDQYLKLANTSLMSFELWCAKNPEESPIEKKAATPSFKEDKKAKENKKTKTKAEKQSEFEKNTEQVKVKKDKKKKGEKPPKQVQAIDPDLLFPKRWNDTSRLMKIITNVQLVLRYTLILCIVLSLIFIFLQNNSVLEKFYNELSLGWFPFVWILFGTITLLSFLNIYLASDFSATNPEFKKVKIVWIITAVLFISVFYASYLTKKAIEAQEIHNNTANKSG, encoded by the coding sequence ATGCGACCTTTTCTTGAGTCAAATTATTATGAATTATTAGGCGTTAGTGAAACTGCCTCTAAAGAAGAGATTAAAAAAGCATTTCGTCGTCTTGCTAGAGAATATCACCCCGATGTTAATAAAGCTTCTGATGCTGAAGCTAAATTTAAGGAGATTAATCGGGCTTATTCTATTTTAAGTAATGAAACAACGCGATTTGATTTCGATCGTCGACTTAAACAAAGAAGAGCTAAAGCAGCAGCTATCAACACAACATCATTCTTTCACCAAAGAAACCAAAATCAAAACTATTATGAGATTTTAAAGGTGAATCAGAATGATTCAACTGAAAAGATCACGATTCAATACAAGATGATGCGTTTGCAGTACTCTACGGTATTTGCTAAAGACGCGCACTCAACTGAGATGAGTCGTAAGATTGAACGTGCTTATGAGATCTTAGGTGATCCCTTAAAACGGGCGCGATATGATCAATACCTAAAATTAGCCAACACATCGTTGATGAGTTTTGAACTGTGGTGTGCTAAAAATCCTGAAGAATCACCAATCGAGAAAAAAGCTGCTACACCATCATTTAAAGAAGACAAAAAAGCTAAAGAAAATAAGAAGACTAAAACAAAAGCTGAAAAACAGTCTGAATTTGAGAAAAACACAGAACAAGTAAAAGTTAAAAAAGACAAGAAGAAAAAAGGTGAAAAACCACCTAAACAAGTTCAAGCAATCGATCCTGATCTTTTATTTCCTAAACGTTGAAATGACACTTCAAGATTGATGAAGATCATCACTAATGTACAATTAGTTTTAAGATATACCCTAATTCTTTGCATCGTTCTTAGTTTGATCTTCATCTTCTTGCAAAACAACTCAGTACTAGAAAAGTTTTATAACGAGCTAAGTCTTGGGTGGTTTCCGTTTGTTTGGATCTTATTTGGAACGATCACCTTATTAAGTTTTTTAAATATCTACTTAGCTAGTGATTTCAGTGCTACAAACCCTGAATTCAAAAAAGTAAAAATTGTCTGAATCATTACCGCAGTCCTATTCATTAGTGTTTTTTATGCTTCTTATCTAACTAAAAAAGCGATCGAAGCTCAAGAAATCCATAATAATACTGCAAATAAATCAGGATAA